TGTCCTTGACGTCGAAGACCGGGATCCAGCCCAGGTGACGCTGCAGGAAGGTCGCGAACGCGGCGGCGTGCGGCATCACCAGGAAGAAGCCCCACAGGCCGTAGACGATCGACGGGATCGCGGCCATCAGGTCGACGAGGGAGACCAGGACGGAGCGGATCGACGCGGGCGCGTACTCCGAGATGTACAGCGCCGTGCTCAACGCCAGCGGGAACGCGATCACCATGGCGACCAGCGCGATCTGCACTGTGCCCGCCAGCACCGCGGCGATGCCGAGGACGTCGGCCTCGGGCAGCCAGTCGGACTCGGTGAAGAACCGCCACCCGTAGCGGTGCAGCGTGGGAAACGCCTGCCAGCCGAGAAACAGCCCGACCCCGCCCGTGATCACCAGCACCGAGGCGCCGATCGTCCGGGACACGTTGACGAACACCGCGTCGGCACCGGTGGCCTTGCGGGAGATCCGGCGCGGCTGCACGTCGGGCGCGCTCGGATCGACGAGGGGCAGGCTGGTCACAGTCGTCCTTGGTCGTGGCCACCCCGAGAAGGGCCGTCACGGCAGCGCGGGACCGCGCAACCACCGGAACGTTGACGGTGGTGCGCGACCAGTGAGGGTGACGCCGGTGAACGAGCGTGGAACGCTGCCGTTGGCTCTGGTGAAATCCGCGGCCCCGAACCCAGCGCGACCCGGCTCGGAGTAGCTCGGATTTCACGCCGACCCGGCACAAGGTGTCGCGAGATCGACGCCGACCCGGCACGAAGTGGCGCGAGATCGACGCCGACCCGGCGCAAAGTGGCACGGAATCGACGCCGACCCGGCAGAACTTCCCGTCGGAGGAACGGCAGCGAGACAGTTTCTGCCGGGTGAGTCGATTCCGGGAGCCACTACGCGCCGGGTCGGCAGAGCCTGAGAGCCACTACGCGCCGGGTCCGCGGAGTCTGAGAGCCACTTCGCGCCGGGTCGGCAGAGCCTGAGAGCCACTTGGCGCCGGGTCGGCGCTGGGCGGGTGGGCCCGGAATGTGACCTGTCGCACTCAGTGGGACAGGTCACATTCGGCGAAGGTTCCCGCACCTACGTTCCGCGCCATGACCGACCAGTTCACCCGTCGCCGCCGCGTCCGCGGCCTTGCGACCGCATCCGTCCTGCTCCTCGGCCTCACCGCGTGCGGTGGCGGGGACGACGGCAAGGACGACTTCGCCAAGCCGAAGCAGAACGCCGACGTCACTTTCTCGGGTGACCCGATCAAGGTCATGACGTTCACGCCCTACGACACCGACACCATCAACTTCAAGGCGGCGCTCGACGTCGCCGACGGGGCCAAGGTCGCCATCAACAACGCCGGCGGCATCAACGGCCACGAGGTCGTGGTCGTGCCCTGCAACGAGGGCGCCGACCCCAACAAGGCCGCCGACTGCGCCCGCAAGGCCGTCGACGAGGGTGTCTCCGCCGTCGTCGGTGGCTTCAGCGCCAACGGCGACACGATCATGCCGATCCTGGAGAAGGCCGGGATCCCGTGGATCGCCCCGCCGGTGATCAGCGCCGCGGAGCTGTCGAGCAAGCTCAGCTACCCGATCGTGCCGGGCGTCATCGCCCAGGCCGGTCTGGGCGCCAAGGCCGCCCAGGACGGCTGCGACAAGGTCGCCAACGTGATGTACGACCTGCCCTCCAGCGGCTCGGTCAAGGAGCTCGGCAACGTCGGACTCGCCAGCGACGGCCACGCCCCGGCGACCGTCGTACCCGTCCCGCCGACGACCACCGACTTCAGCTCCATCGCGCAGGAGATCAGCGACTACGACTGCGCGATCATGTCGATCCCGTCCGGTCCGTTGACCGGTGTCGCGGCCGCCGGCGCGAGCCTCGGCAGCAAGACGAAGTACTACGCGTTCCCCGGCACCCTGACCGACTCCGCGATCAGCCAGGCCGGCGGCGCCCTCGACAACGCCGTCACCATGTCGCCGTTCCCGCCTGCCGGTGACCCGGTGTGGGACGAGGCGAAGAAGATCGTGGGCGACATGTCCAGCGAGGAGAACGGCGGCTGGTCCTACATGTCGTACCAGAGCACCTGGGTCGGCTACCAGCTGCTCGGCGAGGTCCTCAAGGACAGCGACGACGTCTCCGCGACCGGCGTCAAGGCGGCGTTCGACGCGGCCTCGGCGGTCGACGGCCTGGGCTTCACGCCGGAGCTGGACTTCACCCAGGAGTTCCCCGCCCCCGGCATGAACCGGATCTTCAACACCTTGGTCATGTTCCACGACATCGAGGACGGCGCGCTCCACCAGGACGGCGACTACGTCGACCTCGGCGCCTCCCTGACGCCCGCGTCGTGACCGCGGTGCAGGCGCCGCCCGTCGCGGGCGGCCAGGTCCGGCCCGGCCAGGTCGTCGTCGAGGCGACCGGCCTGACCGCCGGGTACGCCGGGACCCCGGCTGTCCACGGCGTCGACCTCCGGGTCCGGGCCGGCGAGGTCCTGGCCCTGCTCGGCGCCAACGGCGCCGGCAAGACCACCACGCTGCTGTCACTCGCCGGCGAGCTGGCACCGATCTCCGGATCGGTGGCGGTCCTCGGCGACGCCCGGCGGCGGCGCCTGCACCAACGGGCCCGTGCGGGCCTGGGCTTCCTGACCGAGGAGCGCTGCGTCTTCATGCAGCTCACCGGCTGGCAGAACCTGAAGATCGGCCGCGGGTCGGCCGAGAAGGCGCTTGCCTACTTCCCCGAGCTGGAGCCGCACCTGTCCAAGAAGGTCGGGCTGCTCTCGGGCGGCCAGCAGCAGATGCTCGCGCTCGGCCGGATCCTGGCCGCCGAGCCGCAGGTTCTGCTCGCCGACGAGCTGTCCCTGGGCCTGGCCCCACTCGTCGTCGAGCGGTTGCTGGCCGCCGTACGACGGGCCGCGGACGACGGCGTCGCGGTCGTGCTCGTCGAGCAGCACGTCCGCCAGGCGCTGGCGATCGCCGACCACGTGCACGTGATGCGGCGCGGCCGCATCGTCCTCTCGGGACCTGCCTCCGAACTGCGCGACGACGCCGAGCGCATCGCCGCCACCTACCTGAGCGAGAGCACCGAACCATGACCGACCTCATCCGGTACGCCCTCCTCGGCCTCGGCACGGGCGGCATCTATGCCCTGCTAGGCCTCGGACTGGTCGTGATCTACCGCGGCTCGGGCGTGATCAACTTCGCCCACGCGGGCTTCGCACTGGTCGGGGCGTACCTCACCTACGAGCTGCAGACCGTCCACGGCCTCGGCCTGGGCGTCTCCCTCGGCACGGCGGTCGCCGCGACCGCGCTGCTCGGGGTGCTCACCCACCACCTGGTGCTGCGCCCGCTGCGCAGCGCCAGCCCACTGGCCCGGGTGATCGCCACCCTCGGCCTGCTGACGATGCTGACCGAGGCCATCCAGCTCAAGTACGGCGCCCAGCAGCTGCGCACCGAGTCACCGCTGCCCAACGAGGCGATCACCGTGGCCGGCGACGTCGTGGTCGGCCAGTACGCCTTCTGGCTGGTCGGCATCGCGACCATCGCCGCGCTGGCGCTCGCCATCGCCGGCACCCGCACCCGGATCGGGTACGCCGTGTCCGCGTCGGCCGAGAACCCGCGCGGCGCCGCTGCGCTGGGCTGGGCGCCGGACCTGCTCGCCAGCGTCACCTGGGCGATCGGCGGCGGCCTCGCCGCGCTGGCCGGCGGGCTGTTCCCGTCGACCACCTTCGGCTTCATCTCGCCGACCCCGTTCGGCGTGCTCATCATCGGCGCGCTCGCCACCGCCCTGCTCGGCGGCTTCCGCTCCTACCCGCTCGCCCTGCTGGGCGGGCTGTTCCTCGGCGCCGCCCAGTCCGCGACCCGGCACTTCACCGACCAGACCGGCGTCTCGGACGCCGTACCGTTCCTCGCGATCATCGTCGTGCTGGTGCTGCGCGGCCGCGGCCTGCCGCTGCGCGGCAGCATCACCGACCGGCTCCCCCGCGTCGGCACCGGACGGGTCCGCCCGTGGCTGGTCGTGGTGCTGGCCGGAGCGGCGCTGCTCTGGGTCGGCCTCGGCGCCTCGGCCGACTGGTACGCGCCCACCATCATCAGCGCCACGTTCGCGCTGATCGGGCTGTCCATCGTGCTGCTGACCGGGTACGCCGGGCAGCTCTCCATCGCCCAGTTCGCGCTCGCGGGCATCGGCGCGTTCGCCGCCGGGCGGTTCGTGGTCTTCCACGGCTGGCCCTTCGAGCTGGCGCTGGCTGCCGGCGTGGTCGTGGCGATGCTGGTCGGCCTGCTGTTCGGGCTGCCCGCACTGCGCACCCGCGGCGTCAACCTCGCCGTCGTCACCTTCGGGCTGGGCTTCGCCGTGCACCAGATGGTGTTCAGCAACAGCGACTACACCGCCAAGGTCACCCCGCGCGAGGTCCGCCTGCTCGGCATCGACATCGAGCCGATCGACCACGCCCGCAACTACGCGCTGGTCTGCCTCGTGGCGCTGGTCCTGGCCGCGCTCGTCGTCGCGAACGTACGCCGGGGGCGCAGCGGGCGCCGGCTGCTCGCCGTACGCACCAACGAGCGGGCGGCCGCCGCGATCGGCGTCAACGTCTTCGAGGCCAAGCTGTATGCGTTCACGCTCTCGGCCGGCATCGCGGGCCTGGGCGGTGCGCTGCTGGGCTTCAGCTACGCGACGATCCTCTACCCGCAGCTCTTCGCGCCCGGCGCCTCGATCTCCGTGCTCGCCGCGACGGTCATCGGCAGCACCGGCTACCTCGCCGGTCCGTTCATCGGCGCCATCTCCGCGCCCGGCGGCCTGATCACCCTGCTCGGATCGGACGGTCCGGCCACCACCGCTGCGGTGCAGGACGGGCTGACCTGGCAGTCCTGGCTGCCACTCGCCTCGGCCCTGCTGCTGATCATCACCCTGATCGCCAGCCAGCACGGCGTCGCCGAGTCGATCGACGCGTCCACCCGCAAGCTGCGGGCACGGATCCCCGGCCTGCGTCCGGGCAGGCCACAGCCGCTGCCGCCGACCGAGCGGGCCACGGTTCCGGCGCGCACCCTCGAGGTCGCCGGACTCACCCAGCGCTTCGGCGGGTTCGTCGCCCTCGACGACGTCTCGCTGACCGTCGCCCCCGGCCAGGTCGTCGGCCTGCTCGGCCCCAACGGCGCCGGCAAGACGACGCTCATCGACTGCGTCAGCGGCAACAACCGGGTCTCGTCCGGCACGATCAGCTGGGACGGGCGCGACGTGACCCGGTGGGCGCCGTACCGCCGCGCCCGGGCCGGCCTCTCCCGCTCGTTCCAGTCGCTCGAGCTGTTCGACGACCTGACCGTGCGCGAGAACCTGCTCGCCGCCGCCGACCGGCGCGACCGACTGGCGTACCTGACCGACCTGGTCCTCCCCGGTCGCTCTCGGATGCCCGCCACCGTGGTCGCCGCCGTCGAGGAGCTCGGACTCGCGCCGCTGCTCGACAGCCGCGCCGAGGACCTCTCCTACGGCCAGCGCCGCCTCGTCGCCATCGC
The genomic region above belongs to Nocardioides sp. QY071 and contains:
- the pstC gene encoding phosphate ABC transporter permease subunit PstC gives rise to the protein MTSLPLVDPSAPDVQPRRISRKATGADAVFVNVSRTIGASVLVITGGVGLFLGWQAFPTLHRYGWRFFTESDWLPEADVLGIAAVLAGTVQIALVAMVIAFPLALSTALYISEYAPASIRSVLVSLVDLMAAIPSIVYGLWGFFLVMPHAAAFATFLQRHLGWIPVFDVKDTDPDAAIWDASRYTASAFCAGIAVAMMVLPMACAVMRQVFSQTPPGEKEAALALGATRWGMVRTVVLPFGRGGIIGGTMLALGRALGETIAVLLIISPSFDLKLRPLEIGTNSVSALIAGRFGDASASQLSALLAAGFVLFVITLAVNTLAAVVVSRSRSGAGAEA
- a CDS encoding ABC transporter substrate-binding protein, translating into MTDQFTRRRRVRGLATASVLLLGLTACGGGDDGKDDFAKPKQNADVTFSGDPIKVMTFTPYDTDTINFKAALDVADGAKVAINNAGGINGHEVVVVPCNEGADPNKAADCARKAVDEGVSAVVGGFSANGDTIMPILEKAGIPWIAPPVISAAELSSKLSYPIVPGVIAQAGLGAKAAQDGCDKVANVMYDLPSSGSVKELGNVGLASDGHAPATVVPVPPTTTDFSSIAQEISDYDCAIMSIPSGPLTGVAAAGASLGSKTKYYAFPGTLTDSAISQAGGALDNAVTMSPFPPAGDPVWDEAKKIVGDMSSEENGGWSYMSYQSTWVGYQLLGEVLKDSDDVSATGVKAAFDAASAVDGLGFTPELDFTQEFPAPGMNRIFNTLVMFHDIEDGALHQDGDYVDLGASLTPAS
- a CDS encoding ATP-binding cassette domain-containing protein — protein: MTAVQAPPVAGGQVRPGQVVVEATGLTAGYAGTPAVHGVDLRVRAGEVLALLGANGAGKTTTLLSLAGELAPISGSVAVLGDARRRRLHQRARAGLGFLTEERCVFMQLTGWQNLKIGRGSAEKALAYFPELEPHLSKKVGLLSGGQQQMLALGRILAAEPQVLLADELSLGLAPLVVERLLAAVRRAADDGVAVVLVEQHVRQALAIADHVHVMRRGRIVLSGPASELRDDAERIAATYLSESTEP
- a CDS encoding branched-chain amino acid ABC transporter permease/ATP-binding protein, which translates into the protein MTDLIRYALLGLGTGGIYALLGLGLVVIYRGSGVINFAHAGFALVGAYLTYELQTVHGLGLGVSLGTAVAATALLGVLTHHLVLRPLRSASPLARVIATLGLLTMLTEAIQLKYGAQQLRTESPLPNEAITVAGDVVVGQYAFWLVGIATIAALALAIAGTRTRIGYAVSASAENPRGAAALGWAPDLLASVTWAIGGGLAALAGGLFPSTTFGFISPTPFGVLIIGALATALLGGFRSYPLALLGGLFLGAAQSATRHFTDQTGVSDAVPFLAIIVVLVLRGRGLPLRGSITDRLPRVGTGRVRPWLVVVLAGAALLWVGLGASADWYAPTIISATFALIGLSIVLLTGYAGQLSIAQFALAGIGAFAAGRFVVFHGWPFELALAAGVVVAMLVGLLFGLPALRTRGVNLAVVTFGLGFAVHQMVFSNSDYTAKVTPREVRLLGIDIEPIDHARNYALVCLVALVLAALVVANVRRGRSGRRLLAVRTNERAAAAIGVNVFEAKLYAFTLSAGIAGLGGALLGFSYATILYPQLFAPGASISVLAATVIGSTGYLAGPFIGAISAPGGLITLLGSDGPATTAAVQDGLTWQSWLPLASALLLIITLIASQHGVAESIDASTRKLRARIPGLRPGRPQPLPPTERATVPARTLEVAGLTQRFGGFVALDDVSLTVAPGQVVGLLGPNGAGKTTLIDCVSGNNRVSSGTISWDGRDVTRWAPYRRARAGLSRSFQSLELFDDLTVRENLLAAADRRDRLAYLTDLVLPGRSRMPATVVAAVEELGLAPLLDSRAEDLSYGQRRLVAIARAVASSPSVLMLDEPAAGLDETESAELGRLVRRLADEWGMGILLIEHDVALVLENADRVVVLDFGHRIAEGTPAEIRTDPAVRRAYLGEEAEPVSV